Part of the Longimicrobium sp. genome is shown below.
GCGTCGTGGAAATCCAGCCGTGGATGCTCATGAACCATCCCGAGGCCAGTATCCTGCTGATCTGGGTCGCTCCGAAGTTGCTGCCCGAACGCGGGCTCTGCCAGATCGGGGTGCCGGAGGCCCTCCTGAGACTGGCCGAGTGATCATACGCCAGCATGCCGTCCTGCCACGTGTTCGACCAGCCAAAGAACTTTTTCCGCTCCCACTGGGTCCGCACGCCGGCTTCACCGTATATCCCTAGGTTGGTGATGTACGAGGTGCCTTTCATACGCTTGGTGCCACCGTCGAAAAGTTCGACACAGGCGTCCTTCAGAATGCGTATGCTCGAGCCATCGGATGCCCCATCCGCCGTCCGGACGAGCAGCGGCTCTTCGTCGGACACGGAAGTTTCCACCGGATTCACGACGATCCGCGGATCCGCGGCGGGAGCCGGTGAGCTCAGGGTCGGCACCAACTGGCTCAGCAGGGCCAGGTTCTCCGGGGCGACCACGTAGGCGTTATCGCGGGTCACCTTGTAGATGCTGTCGCCGACCTGAACCTCTCCCTTTTCGTTCAGGATGGAGAGAAACGCATCGCTTACCTCAAAGTCCTCGCGGAACACGCCGTCGTTCTGCAGCGCGATGGCCTCGTTCCCGGTGGGGCCGTCCGTGTAGGCCCATGCCAGCGCGCCGGCCTCCGTCGATTCGCCGTTGTCCAGGTAGCCACGCAGCGACAGGGCCGGGCCCCGTTGCTGCTCCGCGGCGCGAAGCTGGACTTCGGATGCATCGTAAAGCGTGCTCAGGTACGACTCCAGGTCGGCTCCGGAACTGAACACGATCCGCTCCGCCGGCAGCGGGCAGGGGTACAGGTCTCCCGTCGCGGGGTCCAGGCATTGGAGATCCAAGGGAGCGCACGTGGTCCCCAGGCCGGACACAAGGGAGCACACCGGCTGGCACGGGGCCGGGTCGGTGGAGCAGTCCACCGGCACGCCGACGACGTCGGCCTTCACCGTCCGCTCGGGGGTCAGGGTGGTGGAGTCACACGCAGAAATAAATAACCCGATAAGCGCGAAAACTGTGCAGAGCACGAGGCCCCGTCGGCGGAGGTGCGTCATGGTGAACTCCTGTGTCTTCTGGAATGAAGGGGCCGTATGCAGGATTCTACGGCGAGGGAGAGCGGACGCGGCGCTGATGCTCCGCGTCATTTGCATCATACGTCGGGAAATAATTGTTCGCAAGCATTATGGCGTTTTTTGCTCGCCCCGGCGGAGACGATAGGGTACATGAATAAGGCCTTGCAGGCCTTGTTTTCGCTGCCCAGAGTCGCCACGACGGCGAGGTCCGCCGAAGCGCCATCTTTCAAGCCGGCCGGGCCGCTGCTGGGCGGCGTTCTGGCGACCTTCCTTCAGCATCGGTCCCGTGGTGCCCTCGGAGCCTGTAACGGTGCGGGTGTTCCGTCCCCGACGCCCCCTCGCCGCCCGCTGCGGCCCGTAGCCCTGTGGCTCCTGCGGTGCACCGTTCAGGCTCCGCGCCGGACGCGGCTCGGGCTCTATTCGTGTTCCCGGCTTGGGGAAGTATACAGATTGTACGCGCGAGCCCGACGGAGCAGGCCGGAAGGTGGGATAGGTTCTGGGATAGGGTTACCGCGAGAACGCGGCATGTCGGCGCCGGAAGTCCGGTAGGCCCTTCCGAAACATCAAGGATTGACACGGGTTTCGGCATCCGTGCCGATTCCTTTGCTGACTCCGTGTGATCGTAAACAGGAAGGGCGGAGATCGCACGGATCTCCGCCCTTCGCATCGGAACCCGGCCAGCGCCTCAGTTCCGCATGGAGCCCACGGTGCCGGGGTTGATGGACGGCGGCGGGGGCGGCGGCGCGCCCATCATCGCGCCCACGCGGGCCGACTCGGGGGCCAGCAGCGCCGGCGTGGGCCGGCCGTGGATCTTGTTCAGGTAGAAGTTCGCCGCCTCCGACGCGATCGGCGCCGCCGACGACGCGCCGTGCTCGCCGAACTCCACGATCACCGCCACCACGATCTCCGGCGGCTTTCCGCGCGGCCCCGCGAACCCGGTGAACCACCCGTGCGGCCGCGCGGGGTCCGCCGAGTTCTGCGACGTTCCCGTTTTCCCGGAGAGCTGCCAGTTGCGCAGCTCCACGGCGTGCGCGGTGCCGCCCTCCTCGATCACCCGCGCCAGCCCCTCGTGCACCGCCGCCAGCGTGGTGGGCGCCACGTGCAGGTCCGTCTCCACCGGGATGGTGTTCAGCGGCTTCATCAGCAGGTGCGGCGTGCGCGACGTTCCGTTGCCCGCGAGCGCCGAGAAGAACTGCGCCATCCTGAGCGGCGTCTCGTCGTTCGGCCCCTGCCCGATGGCCACGTTCATCACCTCGCTGGGCGGCGGCCGCCACCCGAAGCGGCGCACGTACCACTCGCGCCCGGTGGGGAAGTTCCCCGCCTTCTCCGAGGGCAGGTCCACCCCCGTCTTCCGCCCGAACCCCAGCCGCGTGCCCTCGCGCGTCAGCACGTCCAGCCCCAGCATGATCCCCAGCTGGTAGAAGTAGACGTTGCACGAGTTCTGAATGGCCTGCAGCAGGTTCTGCGGGCCGTGCCCCTCGCGCTTCCAGCAGTGGCTGTAGCGCCCGGCGTAGCTCATCCCGCCGGTGCAGGCGATGGGCATCACCTGCGTGGGGGTGATCACGCCGCGCTCCAGCCCGATCAGCGCCGTGGCCAGCTTCCAGGTGGAGCCGGGGGGATACGTCCCGTGCGTGGCGCGGTTCAGCAGCGGCTTGCCGGGATCGGTGTTCAGCTGCTGCCACACCGCGCGGGGGATGGAGCCCACCAGCAGGTTGGGGTCGTACGTGGGCGCCGAGTACAGCGCCAGGATCTCGCCGGTCGACGGCACCATGGCGACGACCGCGCCGCGGCGGTCCGCCGGCCACACCTGGTGGATGTAGCGCTGCAGGTCCAGGTCCAGCGTAAGGCGCACGTTCTCGCCCGCCGCGGGGTCCTCGCTCAGCCGCCGCGTCAGCCCGCGCACCAGCTTGCCGCGCGCGTCCACCTCCACGTAGCGCGCGCCGGCGCGGCCGCCCAGCATGCGCTCGTACTCGCGCTCCAGCCCCGTCTTGCCGATGTTCTGGCCGCTGCGGTAGCCGCGCCAGTCCTCGCTCTCCAGCTCGCGGTCGCTGATCTCCGACACGTACCCCACCACGTGCCCCACCGCCGCGCCCGCCGGGTAGTGGCGGATGGGGTACGGGTCCACGTGCAGCCCGGTGAGCCGGCCGCTCCGCTCCGCGAACCACGACACCTGCGCGAAGCTCAGGTTGTGCGACACCTGCACCGGCTCGTCGCGGTGGCGCATGCCCCACTCCACCAGCTCCTGGATGCGCGCGTCGTCCAGCCCCACCACCCCCGCCACCTGCCGCAGGCGCGCGCGCAGCTGCTCCGGCGGGCCGGGGTCGGTGGTCAGCGAGTAGCCGGTGACGGTTTCGGCGATGACCTTGCCGTTGCGGTCCAGGATGGCGCCGCGCGGGGCGGGGATGGGCTGGATGCGGAAGCGGTTGTCGTCCGAGCGCAGCACGAACTCGTCGTTGCGGACGATCTGCGTGCGGAAGAACGCCGCCCCCAGCAGCCCCAGCATCATCAGGATGCCGAAGCCCGCCTGGAACGCGCGACGGCGCCGGGCGTGCGGGTGGTACGGGTTGTACGTGCTCAGCGAGCGATTGTAGGTGCTCAGCGAGCCGTTGCGCGTGCTCAGCGAGCGGTCGATCAGGGTTGCCATCGGAGACGGCGAGAGAAACGGCGATGTGGGGGTGCCGTAAACATAGACGCTTTAACGCTTTCGCGCCAGCGTCACGTGCACCGGACCGCGGAGCGGCGGCGGTCGTGTTTTCGGAAGACGGGAAGATGACGCGCATCCACTTCTCCGCGTCACTTCCGCCACCCCGTGCGGTTGCGCGGCTCGGGACGCCTGTTTACCCTTCGGCCGGTTCCATCATCTTCCCGTTTACGGCCGGCGCCGCCCTTTGACGGATGGATTCACGGCCGCCGCTACGATGCCGGCGGCGACATCGCGCTGTTCGACCGCGAGGACGAGCTGGCGCGCACGAGCCCGCTTGAGGGCCGCCGCGCACGAGCTGAACGCCTGCGTGGACCGGCATCGCGACGCGCTTGACTCGCTCCCCGACTCGTTCGCCGCGGGCGGCCGCTGACCCGCCGCGCGCGCCGCGCCGCGATGTGACGCGGCGACCGGTCCGGGCGTCCATGGAGACAGCCTCGACGCGCCGGAGAGGAAGGGGCGGGGACGACGGAGCCGCGGGGGTGCGGACGGTGGATGAGATCCATTGGCCGCCTTGCGTTTCCGTCCCGTTTTGCTATCTTCCTGCTGCCCGCGCACAGATCGGACGTCATCTCCTCCCTGCCGCCTTCCGCGGCACGCAACTTGACGTGCTCCACGCGCGGCCTCTCTGACCAAGCCCACACACGAGGAGACGGGCACTTCCAAACTTCCGGCACTCCGCCGGCGGCGTCTTCGCGTCCCTGAAACGAATTCTGGAATAAACTGCATGACCATTTCCGCCCAAACTGCCGCAGCGGAGCGCGAGCCGCGCCCGGCCGCCGCCCCCGCCGCGTCGGGCCTCCTCGAGATCCTTCCCAGCGGCAGCGGTTTCCTGCGTACCCTGGCCAACGGCTACCAGTCGGCCGACGGCGACGTGTTCGTCAGCCAGTCGCTGATCCGCCGCTTCGGGTTGCGCACCGGCGACCGCGTGGAGGGCTCGGTGGGCACGCCGCCGGGGCGCGGCAAGAGCGCCCCGCTGGACGCCGTGACCGCGGTGAACGGGCTGGACCCGGCGCTCGCCCGCGGCCGCGTGGACTTCGGCTCGCTCCCGGCCACCTATCCCGACGAGCAGCTGCGCCTTGAGTGCGAGTCGCAGCGCTTCCGCGGCAAGCGCGACAACACCAACCGCATCATCGACCTCATCGCCCCGCTGGGGAAGGGGCAGCGCGCCCTGATCGTGGCGCCGTCGAAGGCCGGCAAGACCACCGTGCTCCAGAACATCATGGAGGGCGTGGCGGTCAACTATCCCGAAGCGGTGCTGCTGGTGCTGCTGGTGGACGAGCGCCCCGAGGAAGTGACGGAGATGGAGATGCTGGGGCGCGGCGAGGTCATCGCCAGCTCCTTCGACTGCCCGGCCGAGCGGCACGTGGCGGTGGCCGAGATGGTGCTGGAGCACGCCCGCCGGCAGGTGGAGAGCGGGCGCGACGTGGTGATCGTGCTGGATTCGCTGACGCGCCTGGCGCGCGCCTACAACACCACCGAGCGCGGCACCGGCCGCGTGCTGTCGGGCGGCATCGACAGCGGCGCGCTGGAAAAGCCCAAGCGCTTCTTCGGCAGCGCGCGCAAGGTGCGCGGCGGCACCGGCAGCCTCACCATCATCGCCACCGCGCTGATCGAGACCGGCAGCCGCGGCGACGAGGTGATCTTCGAGGAGTTCAAGGGCACCGGCAACAGCGAGATCGTGCTGGACCGCGAGCTGGCCGACCGCCGCATCTTCCCGGCGATCAACGTGGACAAGAGCTCCACCCGCCGCGAGGAGCTGCTCTTCGCCGCCGACGAGGTGGACAAGGCCATGCAGCTGCGCCGCGCGCTGAACTCGCTGCAGCCCGCCGACGCCATCGAGCTGCTGAACAAGCAGCTGAACGACACCAAGACCAACCGCGAGCTGCTCAGCCGGCTCCGCTAGGTTCTTTCGGACATCGCAGCAAAAGAGGACGGCGCCGCAAGGTGCCGTCCTCTTCTGTATTCAGTATTCCGGAGATCGCTGGATCTCACGCGGAGCCGCGGAGACGCGGAGGTGCAGGCAAAGTCCTTCCGCGTCTCCGTGACGCCCGGTGGGGCCAATGCCGGGAGACGCGAAGAACTCTGTGTCGCGATCAGTTCTCCGCGTCTCCGCGTCTCCGCGTGAGATTACCGGACGCTACGGACGCTCGATGGGGAGGCGCACCGCGTTGCCCCACTCCGTCCACGAGCCGTCGTAGTTGCGCACGTTCGGCCAGCCGAGCAGGTAGCTGAGCGCGAACCAGGTGTGCGACGAGCGCTCGCCGATGCGGCAGTAGGCGATGGTCTCCTCGCCCGGCTTAAGCCCGAGCTGCCCCTCGTACAGCCCGCGCAGTTCCTCGGCGCCGCGGAACTCGCCGGTGTCGGGGTTCACGGCGCGCGCCCAGGGCATGCTCTTCGCCCCCGGGATGTGGCCGCCGCGGACGGCGCCTTCCTGCGGGTACTCGGGCATGTGCAGCTTCTCGCCGCGGTACTCCTCGGGCGAGCGGACGTCCACCAGCTGCCCGTGCTTCTTCACGTGCTGCAGCACGTCGTCGCGGAAGGCGCGGATCTTCTCGTCGTCGCGCTTGGGCACCGGGTACTCGGCCGGCGGATACGACGGGTAATCGGTGCTGGTCGGGCGCCCCTCGTCGTCCCACTTCTTCCGCCCGCCGTCCATGATCTTCACCCGGTTGTGGCCGAAGAGGCGGAAGACCCAGAGGGCGTACGTGGCCCACCAGTTGTTCTTGTCGCCGTAGAAGACGACGGTGGTGTCGGGGGTGATCCCCTTCTCGCGCATCAGCTTCGCGAACGCCTCCTCGTCCAGGTAGTCGCGGTCCAGCGGGTTCTGCAGGTCGGTGTGCCAGTCGATCTTCACGGCGCCGGGAACGTGGCCCACGTCGTACAGCAGCACGTCCTCGTCGCTCTCGGCGATGCGGATGCCGGGGTCGTTCAGGTGGTCGGCCACCCACTGCGTGGAAACCAGCGCCTCGGGGTGCGCGTAGCCGCGCGCCTCGATGGGGGTGGGGGTGGTCAGCGTGTCGGTCATTCCATCCCTCCTGGATTGATCAGGTGTTTCGCCCGCCCGCCGTGCCCGCGCGCCCCCGCCCGGAGACAGGAACGCCCGGCCTCGCAAGTGCGGACCGGGCGGCGCGGCCGGGTGGGTTGACCCGGCGAAGTTGGACCCGCGCTTCAGCAGCGCGCGCGCACCGTCGGTCCGTCCGGAGACGGGCGACAGGCGGTACAGGCGCGGAAGCAGGCGGCGAAGGTCATGCCTGCCATCCTATGGGAACCGCTGGATGATGTCAAGAATCATTCTTTGCGTCCGTGGGTGACGGATCGATCGATGTCGGCGCGCTATTGGACCGCGACGCGTCTCCGCCGTATCGCGCCCTCTCCGGCCGGCCGAGGCTGTCCACTCTCCCGTACCGGGAGAGGTAGCTGCCGCGACATCTCCGCGCTGCGATTCCGTCGAGAGCGCAACGAAACGCGAGCCCCTGCGCATGAATGGCGCGGGAGCTCGCGATTTCCATCCAGAGAAGCGCCCTACGAGTTGCCGCCCTCGGCCTCGCGGACGGCGCGCTCGGCGGCCTGGAAGCCGAGCTTGGAGTGCGTGCCGTCGCAGAACGGCTTGTTCGTCGACGCGCCGCAGCGGCACAGGGAGATGCCCTTCCCCGGCGTGAGCGGGTACTCGTTCCCGTCCGCGTCCACGAGCCGGATCGGCCCCTCCACGCGGTACGGCCCGTTGTTACGGACGGTGATGGTGACCTGCGGCGTCTCGGCCTGCGGCGTTTCGTCGGTCATTCGCGGTTATCCGGGAAGAAGGAAGTCCTAAG
Proteins encoded:
- a CDS encoding sulfurtransferase, whose product is MTDTLTTPTPIEARGYAHPEALVSTQWVADHLNDPGIRIAESDEDVLLYDVGHVPGAVKIDWHTDLQNPLDRDYLDEEAFAKLMREKGITPDTTVVFYGDKNNWWATYALWVFRLFGHNRVKIMDGGRKKWDDEGRPTSTDYPSYPPAEYPVPKRDDEKIRAFRDDVLQHVKKHGQLVDVRSPEEYRGEKLHMPEYPQEGAVRGGHIPGAKSMPWARAVNPDTGEFRGAEELRGLYEGQLGLKPGEETIAYCRIGERSSHTWFALSYLLGWPNVRNYDGSWTEWGNAVRLPIERP
- the rho gene encoding transcription termination factor Rho, with product MTISAQTAAAEREPRPAAAPAASGLLEILPSGSGFLRTLANGYQSADGDVFVSQSLIRRFGLRTGDRVEGSVGTPPGRGKSAPLDAVTAVNGLDPALARGRVDFGSLPATYPDEQLRLECESQRFRGKRDNTNRIIDLIAPLGKGQRALIVAPSKAGKTTVLQNIMEGVAVNYPEAVLLVLLVDERPEEVTEMEMLGRGEVIASSFDCPAERHVAVAEMVLEHARRQVESGRDVVIVLDSLTRLARAYNTTERGTGRVLSGGIDSGALEKPKRFFGSARKVRGGTGSLTIIATALIETGSRGDEVIFEEFKGTGNSEIVLDRELADRRIFPAINVDKSSTRREELLFAADEVDKAMQLRRALNSLQPADAIELLNKQLNDTKTNRELLSRLR
- the mrdA gene encoding penicillin-binding protein 2 translates to MATLIDRSLSTRNGSLSTYNRSLSTYNPYHPHARRRRAFQAGFGILMMLGLLGAAFFRTQIVRNDEFVLRSDDNRFRIQPIPAPRGAILDRNGKVIAETVTGYSLTTDPGPPEQLRARLRQVAGVVGLDDARIQELVEWGMRHRDEPVQVSHNLSFAQVSWFAERSGRLTGLHVDPYPIRHYPAGAAVGHVVGYVSEISDRELESEDWRGYRSGQNIGKTGLEREYERMLGGRAGARYVEVDARGKLVRGLTRRLSEDPAAGENVRLTLDLDLQRYIHQVWPADRRGAVVAMVPSTGEILALYSAPTYDPNLLVGSIPRAVWQQLNTDPGKPLLNRATHGTYPPGSTWKLATALIGLERGVITPTQVMPIACTGGMSYAGRYSHCWKREGHGPQNLLQAIQNSCNVYFYQLGIMLGLDVLTREGTRLGFGRKTGVDLPSEKAGNFPTGREWYVRRFGWRPPPSEVMNVAIGQGPNDETPLRMAQFFSALAGNGTSRTPHLLMKPLNTIPVETDLHVAPTTLAAVHEGLARVIEEGGTAHAVELRNWQLSGKTGTSQNSADPARPHGWFTGFAGPRGKPPEIVVAVIVEFGEHGASSAAPIASEAANFYLNKIHGRPTPALLAPESARVGAMMGAPPPPPPSINPGTVGSMRN
- a CDS encoding CDGSH iron-sulfur domain-containing protein; translated protein: MTDETPQAETPQVTITVRNNGPYRVEGPIRLVDADGNEYPLTPGKGISLCRCGASTNKPFCDGTHSKLGFQAAERAVREAEGGNS